A genomic window from Nitrospirota bacterium includes:
- a CDS encoding GNA1162 family protein, with amino-acid sequence MKTHARVGLLMLAVLLVAACAPTLPQITRNQANPIRTVAVLPLVNNTNDVEGPAYVRDLFVAELGQFFYVVKPVSEVDQLLKDRMGVTLGAQLDMTTPQKLGEVLGVDGVFYGALEDFSDKTTGIYNVRRVRLRSKLVNCKTGQTVWKNGIGVKQGTQAGGSDVLSSIPYVGLAFQAAGAVSSLASSMSDKDVELPPLFGEQVEAPWVALPEQSGSVEANIIGGLVGKVVEKAMKSPLHMEALTTVSIVLKGYYYPGGADYQTYGTMLVGGPAEPPAPVKP; translated from the coding sequence ATGAAGACTCATGCACGAGTCGGGCTGCTGATGCTGGCGGTCCTGCTGGTCGCAGCCTGCGCCCCGACGCTGCCTCAGATCACCAGGAACCAGGCCAATCCGATCCGGACGGTGGCGGTGCTGCCGCTGGTCAACAACACGAACGACGTGGAGGGGCCGGCCTATGTGCGCGACCTGTTCGTGGCGGAGCTCGGGCAATTCTTTTACGTGGTCAAGCCGGTCAGCGAGGTGGATCAGCTCCTCAAGGACCGGATGGGGGTCACGCTCGGGGCGCAGCTCGACATGACGACCCCCCAGAAGCTCGGCGAGGTCCTGGGGGTGGACGGGGTCTTCTACGGGGCGCTGGAGGACTTCAGCGACAAGACCACCGGCATCTACAACGTGAGGCGGGTCCGCCTCCGGAGCAAGCTGGTCAATTGCAAGACCGGCCAGACGGTCTGGAAGAACGGCATCGGGGTCAAGCAGGGCACGCAGGCCGGCGGATCCGACGTGCTGTCCAGCATTCCGTACGTCGGGCTGGCGTTCCAGGCCGCGGGGGCCGTTTCGTCCCTGGCTTCCTCCATGTCGGACAAGGACGTGGAGCTGCCGCCTCTCTTCGGGGAGCAGGTCGAGGCGCCCTGGGTGGCGTTGCCCGAACAGTCCGGCAGCGTCGAGGCCAACATCATCGGGGGATTGGTGGGGAAGGTCGTCGAGAAGGCCATGAAATCGCCGTTGCACATGGAAGCTCTCACGACGGTGTCCATCGTGCTCAAAGGCTACTATTATCCGGGTGGGGCGGACTACCAGACCTACGGGACGATGCTGGTCGGCGGGCCGGCCGAGCCGCCCGCACCCGTGAAGCCGTGA
- a CDS encoding proline--tRNA ligase, producing MRTSEILIPTLREDPGEAETVSHRLMLRAGMIRKVAAGIYTYLPLGLRVIRKIESIIREEMNRAGAQELLMPIASPAELWRETGRWDFYGKELLRFKDRHERDFCLGPTHEEVITDLIRREVRSYRQLPLNCYQIQTKFRDEIRPRFGLMRGREFIMKDAYSFDRDEEGAKLSYQKMYDAYQRIFTRCGLTFRAVEADTGLIGGTSSHEFMVLAETGEETIVYSDQGTYAANVERAEVPPPTEALEEAQRPLRLVPTPGVRTVEEVTAFLKTSPQRLVKTLLYQIPEGLVAVLLRGDHEVNEIKLKKLLGVEDLALADPEKVQAATGAPVGFAGPVGLRGVRVVADQAVKGMRNVVVGGNKAHSHYVDANWDRDFPVERFADLRNAKAGDPSPRDGGRLHMAKGIEVGHVFMLGTKYSQAMGATFLDPQGQEQLAVMGCYGIGVGRTAAAAIEQNHDAKGIIWPVPIAPFHVHLLPLSRSAAVTDTAASLYDALTGTGVEVLWDDRDERAGVKFNDADLIGSPYQLVIGDKGLAQGTVELKRRKTGETTKLPPDKVPGQLSALAAGGAAPLPR from the coding sequence ATGCGCACGTCCGAGATCTTGATTCCCACGCTCCGGGAGGACCCCGGGGAGGCCGAGACGGTCAGCCACCGCCTCATGTTGCGAGCCGGCATGATCCGCAAGGTGGCGGCAGGCATCTACACCTACCTGCCGCTGGGCCTACGGGTGATCCGGAAAATTGAGTCCATCATCAGGGAGGAGATGAACCGGGCCGGGGCGCAGGAACTCCTGATGCCCATCGCCTCCCCGGCCGAGCTGTGGCGCGAGACCGGCCGGTGGGACTTCTATGGAAAGGAGCTGCTCCGCTTCAAGGATCGTCACGAGCGCGATTTCTGCCTCGGCCCCACCCATGAGGAGGTCATCACGGACCTGATCCGCCGGGAGGTCCGGTCCTATCGGCAGCTGCCCCTGAACTGCTACCAGATCCAGACCAAGTTCCGGGACGAGATCCGGCCCCGCTTCGGCCTGATGCGCGGACGCGAGTTCATCATGAAGGACGCCTACAGCTTCGACCGGGACGAAGAGGGGGCGAAACTCAGCTACCAGAAGATGTACGACGCCTACCAGCGTATCTTCACCCGCTGCGGCCTGACCTTCCGCGCCGTCGAGGCCGACACCGGGCTGATCGGCGGGACCTCCTCGCACGAGTTCATGGTGCTGGCGGAGACCGGCGAGGAGACGATCGTCTACTCCGACCAGGGGACCTACGCCGCCAACGTGGAGCGGGCCGAGGTCCCGCCTCCGACGGAGGCGCTGGAGGAGGCGCAGCGGCCGCTGCGCCTGGTGCCGACGCCGGGAGTCCGGACCGTCGAGGAGGTGACGGCCTTCCTCAAGACGTCCCCGCAACGCCTCGTCAAGACGCTCCTCTATCAGATCCCCGAGGGGCTGGTCGCGGTGCTGCTCCGCGGCGACCACGAGGTCAACGAGATCAAGCTCAAGAAGCTGCTCGGGGTCGAAGACTTGGCGCTGGCCGATCCGGAGAAGGTCCAGGCTGCCACGGGAGCCCCGGTCGGCTTCGCGGGACCGGTCGGCCTGCGCGGCGTCCGGGTCGTGGCCGACCAGGCCGTGAAGGGCATGCGCAACGTCGTCGTGGGCGGGAACAAGGCCCACAGCCATTACGTGGACGCCAATTGGGACCGGGACTTTCCCGTCGAGCGGTTCGCGGACCTTCGGAACGCCAAGGCCGGAGATCCCTCCCCGAGAGACGGGGGTCGGCTCCACATGGCCAAGGGCATCGAAGTCGGCCACGTCTTCATGCTGGGGACCAAGTACAGTCAGGCGATGGGCGCCACGTTCCTCGACCCGCAGGGCCAGGAGCAGTTGGCCGTCATGGGCTGCTACGGGATCGGCGTCGGCCGCACCGCGGCGGCCGCGATCGAGCAGAACCACGACGCCAAAGGCATCATCTGGCCCGTCCCGATCGCCCCTTTCCACGTGCACCTGCTGCCCCTGAGCCGGTCGGCGGCGGTGACGGACACGGCCGCTTCGCTCTATGACGCGCTGACGGGGACCGGGGTCGAGGTGCTCTGGGACGACCGGGACGAGCGGGCCGGCGTCAAGTTCAATGACGCGGACCTGATCGGCTCTCCCTACCAACTCGTGATCGGTGACAAGGGCCTCGCGCAGGGCACGGTCGAGCTGAAACGGCGCAAAACCGGCGAGACGACCAAGCTCCCGCCGGACAAGGTGCCGGGGCAGCTTTCGGCCCTGGCTGCGGGCGGAGCCGCCCCCCTGCCCAGGTAA
- a CDS encoding Uma2 family endonuclease, giving the protein MSTQPRSTKLTYEDYLLFSDDGKRHELIQGDHYMTPAPSTKHQRISRNLVIALGTFVREHRCGEVFDAPCDIIFSDEDVVQPDVLFISTERSSIITEPNIKGAPDLVVEILSDATRKKDEVTKRKLYERFGVTEYWIVDPELETVKVFRLTDHQYVRTAEISTEAHDALTTPLLPEFRLPLGDLFE; this is encoded by the coding sequence ATGTCCACACAACCCCGCTCCACGAAGCTGACTTACGAGGACTACCTCCTATTCTCCGACGACGGGAAACGGCACGAACTGATCCAGGGAGATCACTACATGACCCCTGCGCCGAGCACCAAGCATCAAAGAATTTCTCGCAATCTCGTCATCGCATTGGGCACGTTCGTGCGTGAACACCGATGCGGGGAGGTGTTCGATGCTCCCTGCGACATTATTTTTTCCGATGAAGATGTGGTCCAGCCGGATGTCCTCTTTATCTCTACGGAACGGTCTTCCATCATTACCGAACCCAACATTAAGGGAGCACCGGACCTCGTGGTCGAAATTCTCTCTGACGCCACCCGCAAGAAGGACGAAGTGACCAAACGCAAACTGTACGAGCGCTTTGGCGTCACAGAATACTGGATCGTGGACCCCGAACTGGAGACTGTCAAAGTGTTTCGGCTCACCGACCACCAGTACGTCCGCACCGCCGAGATCTCGACGGAAGCCCACGACGCGCTTACCACACCCCTCCTGCCGGAGTTCCGTTTGCCACTCGGCGACCTCTTCGAGTAA
- the rseP gene encoding RIP metalloprotease RseP translates to MLSLWAWSPEAAWAMTQKVWWFLLVLGVLVSFHELGHFLVARWVGVKVLKFSLGFGPKLIGRQIGETEYLVSAVPLGGYVKLFGEEDTEAITAEERRRSFIHQPLLRKMLIVAAGPGFNFLLAYVIFAGWLSTGAPLFVPTFHDLTPDVEALKPGSPADQAGLKVGDRILRVNDKDISTRSELQDAVQKSEGKTLTLDVRRGNQVKTVVVTPTPLTVQDNGKDVTAYRIGIEETAPVITAVMTGSPAMAAGFKDGDRVVSIEGQEIHTWSEMTGLVKESPNRPLRFTVRRDGRLVALTVTPSAEKAQVDGKTVEIGKIGISGPGRSIIRASNPAAAAIQGLQATWGWTELTVVGIYKMAAGEISSKNIGGPLTIANMSGEAAAQGASSVVFLIAILSINLGVLNLLPIPILDGGHLLFFAIEAVLRRPLGERQREIAQQVGLLLLVGIMVFAFWNDIERLISH, encoded by the coding sequence GTGTTGAGTCTATGGGCATGGTCGCCCGAGGCGGCCTGGGCGATGACCCAGAAGGTCTGGTGGTTTCTGCTCGTGCTGGGAGTGCTCGTGTCCTTCCATGAGTTGGGCCACTTCCTGGTGGCCCGCTGGGTCGGCGTAAAAGTCTTGAAGTTCTCGCTCGGGTTCGGCCCCAAGCTGATCGGCCGCCAGATCGGGGAAACGGAATATCTGGTCTCGGCGGTCCCGTTGGGCGGGTACGTCAAGCTGTTCGGCGAGGAAGACACCGAAGCCATCACCGCGGAGGAGCGGCGCCGCTCGTTCATCCACCAGCCCCTTCTCCGCAAGATGTTGATCGTGGCGGCCGGCCCGGGCTTCAATTTCCTGCTGGCCTACGTCATCTTCGCCGGGTGGCTTTCGACCGGCGCCCCGCTCTTCGTCCCGACCTTCCACGACCTGACCCCGGACGTCGAAGCCTTGAAGCCCGGCTCGCCGGCCGACCAGGCCGGGCTCAAAGTCGGGGACCGCATCCTGCGGGTCAACGACAAGGACATCTCCACGAGGAGCGAGCTGCAGGACGCGGTCCAGAAGTCCGAGGGCAAGACCCTGACGCTGGACGTCCGGCGCGGGAACCAGGTCAAGACGGTCGTGGTCACGCCGACCCCCCTCACCGTTCAGGACAACGGCAAGGACGTGACGGCCTACCGGATCGGCATCGAGGAGACCGCGCCCGTGATCACGGCCGTGATGACCGGCTCTCCCGCCATGGCGGCCGGGTTCAAGGACGGCGACCGGGTCGTGAGCATCGAGGGGCAGGAGATCCACACCTGGTCCGAGATGACCGGGCTCGTGAAGGAAAGCCCGAACCGTCCGCTGCGGTTCACGGTCAGGCGCGACGGCCGGCTCGTCGCCCTGACCGTCACGCCGAGCGCCGAAAAGGCTCAGGTGGACGGCAAGACGGTGGAAATCGGCAAGATCGGCATCTCCGGGCCCGGCCGGTCCATCATCCGGGCGTCGAACCCGGCTGCCGCCGCCATACAGGGGCTGCAAGCCACCTGGGGCTGGACCGAGCTGACGGTCGTCGGCATCTACAAGATGGCGGCCGGGGAGATCTCCAGCAAGAACATCGGAGGGCCCTTGACGATCGCGAACATGTCCGGCGAAGCCGCCGCGCAGGGCGCGTCTAGCGTGGTGTTCCTGATCGCGATCCTGAGCATCAACCTCGGCGTGCTGAATCTCCTCCCGATCCCCATCCTGGACGGCGGCCACCTGCTGTTCTTCGCCATCGAAGCCGTCCTGCGCAGGCCGCTGGGCGAGCGGCAGCGGGAGATCGCCCAGCAGGTCGGCCTGCTCCTGCTCGTCGGCATCATGGTCTTCGCCTTCTGGAACGACATCGAACGATTGATTTCGCATTAG
- a CDS encoding adenylate/guanylate cyclase domain-containing protein, with amino-acid sequence MSARLKAALHEWLKREPVVRVVLGGGLTVLFIGLYALNTFEWLELRSYDLRFALLPSPPLQTPILLVRIDEETEAQLNVRSADVSRAMYAQAVRNLAQAGAAIIAFDVIFSRPRNQEEDADFARAIAEAGNVILARYIGEKGHKTPLPILREAERGEALINVELDRDGVLRNMPLVGLDYSGEGPEPEPVLAMSLEVARQYLDPGGEQELELGDPLGIGSLRIPNPDGRMRINYYGPPATFPRISFWRAVKGVLAPDEVRGKLVLIGASAPSLHDYYKTPFGERKQMTLSGKSEATQGVRMDGFEIHANAIQTILDRSFIYRSRDQWGLVPGLMIGMGIIGTMLLMKTWSKSLLIEVFRVVILVGIGAVAFGLFWWSRYWLDIVPLYSLVAAQYSGAVSYQRYMEGRKRREVQAMFGRYVSQRVVEQLVKNPDMANPSGRKERLTVFFSDVRGFTSMSEKMEPQEVQQLLSEYFTEMTRILFKHGGTLDKFMGDAVMAFFGNPEPQPDHALRAVLMALEMQEAIGRLNEKWAAEGRRTIGVGMGINSGDVTVGNLGSKDFLDYTVIGDNVNLACRLEQNAKAGEIIITQATYDEVKHAVEVEPMEPVRVKGKSEPIPIYRVVGRQNVNA; translated from the coding sequence ATGTCGGCCAGGTTGAAGGCAGCGCTCCATGAATGGCTCAAGCGGGAGCCCGTCGTTCGGGTCGTGCTTGGCGGGGGCCTGACGGTCCTCTTCATCGGGCTGTATGCCCTCAACACGTTCGAGTGGCTGGAGCTCCGGTCCTACGACCTTCGCTTCGCTCTCCTGCCGAGCCCGCCCCTCCAGACCCCCATCCTCCTCGTACGGATCGACGAGGAGACCGAGGCTCAGCTCAACGTCCGGTCCGCGGACGTCTCCCGCGCCATGTACGCCCAAGCGGTCCGGAATCTGGCCCAAGCCGGGGCGGCGATCATCGCCTTCGACGTGATCTTCTCGCGCCCGCGGAACCAGGAAGAGGACGCCGACTTCGCCCGGGCCATCGCCGAAGCGGGCAACGTGATCCTGGCCCGCTACATCGGGGAAAAGGGGCACAAGACGCCGCTCCCGATCCTTCGGGAGGCGGAGCGGGGAGAGGCGTTGATCAACGTGGAGTTGGACCGGGACGGGGTGCTGCGGAACATGCCGCTGGTGGGCCTGGACTATTCGGGCGAGGGGCCCGAGCCGGAGCCGGTGCTGGCGATGAGCCTGGAGGTCGCCCGCCAATACCTCGATCCCGGCGGCGAGCAGGAGCTCGAGCTGGGCGATCCCCTGGGCATCGGATCCCTGCGCATCCCGAACCCAGACGGGCGGATGCGGATCAACTACTACGGCCCTCCCGCGACCTTCCCCCGCATCTCGTTTTGGCGGGCGGTGAAGGGGGTGCTTGCGCCGGACGAAGTCAGGGGCAAGCTCGTCCTGATCGGGGCCTCGGCCCCTTCGCTGCACGACTATTACAAGACTCCCTTCGGCGAGCGCAAACAGATGACGCTGTCGGGGAAGTCCGAGGCCACGCAGGGCGTCCGCATGGACGGATTCGAGATCCACGCCAACGCCATCCAGACCATCCTGGACCGGAGCTTCATCTACCGGAGCAGGGACCAGTGGGGGCTGGTCCCCGGGTTGATGATCGGGATGGGGATCATCGGGACGATGCTGCTCATGAAGACCTGGAGCAAGTCCCTGCTGATTGAGGTGTTCCGGGTCGTGATCCTGGTCGGGATCGGCGCCGTGGCCTTCGGGCTGTTCTGGTGGTCCCGCTACTGGCTGGACATCGTGCCGCTCTATTCGCTGGTCGCGGCCCAGTACAGCGGCGCGGTCTCCTACCAGCGGTACATGGAGGGGCGGAAGCGCCGGGAGGTCCAGGCCATGTTCGGCCGGTACGTCTCCCAGCGGGTCGTGGAGCAACTGGTCAAGAACCCGGACATGGCCAACCCCAGCGGCCGCAAGGAGCGCCTGACGGTCTTCTTCTCGGACGTCCGCGGGTTTACCAGCATGTCGGAGAAGATGGAGCCGCAGGAGGTCCAGCAGTTGCTCAGCGAATACTTCACCGAGATGACCCGCATCCTTTTCAAGCACGGGGGCACGCTGGACAAGTTCATGGGCGATGCCGTGATGGCCTTCTTCGGCAACCCGGAGCCGCAGCCGGACCATGCCCTGCGGGCGGTCCTCATGGCCCTGGAGATGCAGGAAGCCATCGGCCGGCTCAACGAGAAGTGGGCGGCCGAGGGGAGGCGGACCATCGGGGTCGGGATGGGGATCAACTCGGGGGACGTCACGGTCGGGAACCTGGGCTCCAAGGACTTTCTGGACTATACCGTCATCGGCGACAACGTCAACCTGGCCTGCCGCCTAGAGCAGAACGCCAAGGCCGGCGAGATCATCATCACACAGGCGACCTACGACGAGGTCAAGCACGCGGTCGAGGTGGAGCCGATGGAGCCGGTGCGGGTCAAGGGCAAGAGCGAGCCGATTCCGATCTACCGGGTCGTCGGGCGGCAGAATGTGAACGCATGA
- a CDS encoding flagellar assembly protein T N-terminal domain-containing protein: MRRMGVSRTIVLGWCLCLGMAVAGPVWAQSQTVTAEGVAGIQGGNKGVARDNAIQDALRKAVEQAVGTMVASETLVENFQVVRDNILNKSQGYVQNYKVVKEDAGKDLYSVTIAATVSVGNLKNDLGALGLLMARVGKPRTLFMIAEQNIGQEVYVFWWSWFGSGGAAFAGQTVDQAVSETALKEEFLNKGFNVVDISSATGKFQISNAYRVADLTNDGAREFGKKLNAELVIKGKALAKEGPRTPGSSVGSYLADITLSAIRVDNGQVVASARGNAAARHVAQHVGGNEALDKAARSVSDKLIEQILARWTGETSGGQLVQVTIRGLTGMKDLVKVKDFLQSQVRGVQSVIQRSFEGGVAVLEVDARTTAQQIGDELATKDVPGLDLDVTGATANTLDVVATRKGAASSK, translated from the coding sequence ATGAGACGCATGGGCGTGAGTCGGACGATCGTCCTGGGGTGGTGTCTGTGTCTGGGCATGGCGGTCGCGGGTCCGGTCTGGGCCCAGAGCCAGACCGTCACGGCCGAGGGAGTGGCCGGCATCCAGGGAGGGAACAAGGGGGTCGCGCGGGACAACGCCATCCAGGACGCACTGCGGAAGGCGGTGGAGCAGGCGGTCGGGACCATGGTGGCGTCGGAGACCCTGGTCGAGAACTTCCAGGTCGTGCGGGACAACATCCTGAACAAGAGCCAGGGGTACGTCCAGAACTACAAGGTGGTCAAGGAGGATGCCGGCAAGGACCTCTACAGCGTCACGATCGCCGCGACGGTGTCGGTCGGCAACCTGAAGAACGACCTGGGGGCGCTAGGGCTCCTGATGGCCCGGGTCGGGAAACCGCGGACGCTGTTCATGATCGCCGAGCAGAACATCGGGCAGGAGGTGTACGTCTTCTGGTGGAGCTGGTTTGGAAGCGGCGGGGCGGCGTTCGCGGGCCAGACGGTGGACCAGGCGGTCTCCGAGACCGCGCTCAAGGAGGAGTTTCTCAACAAGGGCTTCAACGTCGTGGACATCTCCTCGGCTACCGGGAAGTTTCAGATTTCCAATGCCTACCGGGTCGCGGACTTGACCAACGACGGAGCCCGCGAGTTCGGCAAGAAGCTCAACGCGGAGCTCGTCATCAAAGGCAAGGCGCTGGCCAAGGAGGGGCCGCGCACGCCCGGCAGCTCGGTGGGCTCCTACCTGGCGGACATCACGCTCAGCGCAATCCGCGTGGACAACGGACAGGTCGTCGCCTCGGCCCGTGGAAACGCCGCGGCGCGCCACGTCGCCCAGCACGTCGGCGGGAACGAGGCGCTGGACAAGGCCGCCCGCAGCGTCTCCGACAAGCTGATCGAGCAGATCCTGGCCAGGTGGACCGGAGAAACGTCCGGCGGCCAACTCGTGCAGGTGACGATCCGGGGCCTGACGGGCATGAAGGACCTGGTCAAGGTCAAGGACTTCCTCCAGTCCCAGGTGCGAGGGGTCCAGAGCGTCATCCAGCGCAGCTTTGAGGGAGGGGTGGCGGTGCTGGAGGTGGATGCCAGGACCACGGCGCAGCAGATCGGCGACGAGCTGGCAACGAAGGACGTGCCGGGGCTCGATCTGGACGTGACCGGGGCGACGGCCAATACGCTGGACGTGGTGGCCACGCGCAAAGGCGCGGCATCTTCGAAGTAA
- a CDS encoding GspE/PulE family protein, which yields MEAKVLPENLQELQRKVAYAEHVKRITLQIHAAKDLDQILLDLHKDILSIFDAEGLTLYAVDPEKKEIFSKAPRLDTIEEIRIPINEQSLAGFTAKYLRPINVADAYNKAELTAIHPSLSFDASWDKKTGFKTKQVLTYPIVADNKYLMGVIQLLNKKSGGRFTKKDEDSVAEIAKSLGIAFSNLRQIAKKTPTKFDYLVTNGRVTQAELDAAIAEARKGQADIETQLIEKYKVPKEDIGKSLSQFYKCPYVEYSERNLIDPELLKTLNVDYLKKNFWTPLKRDKNVVEVLIDDPNDLDKIQDIKRIFPGQSIRFSVGLRRDIAQYLRAATGEQDSTMKGSVSEILGELLSEAEAEQKQEETAAGGIDENDSAIVRLANQIIADAYRQGASDIHIEPYGEKKETLVRFRVDGSCFEYMKIPPSYRRAIVSRLKIMSSLDIAERRKPQDGKIKFRMGDAKEIELRVATIPTSGPGNEDVVMRILAASEPLPLDKMGFSERNLRELKDIAEKPYGIILCVGPTGSGKTTTLHSVMGYINTPDMKIWTAEDPVEITQYGLRQVQVHPKIGFTFAMAMRAFLRADPDVIMVGEMRDKETADTGIEASLTGHLVLSTLHTNSAVETVTRLLDMGCDPFSFADAMLGVLAQRLCRRLCKDCKESYHPEKEEYNELVLGYGQEWWDKNVKLQYDDKFKLHRGKGCEACNKSGFRGRIALHELLLGTDRMKRLIQTKAKTEEMLKVAIEEGMTTLVQDGIEKVLQGHTIYKEVKAVAIK from the coding sequence ATGGAGGCCAAAGTCCTACCTGAGAATCTGCAGGAACTTCAGCGGAAGGTCGCCTATGCGGAGCACGTCAAGCGCATCACGCTGCAAATCCATGCCGCGAAGGATCTGGACCAGATCCTCCTGGATCTCCACAAGGACATCCTGAGCATCTTCGACGCCGAAGGCCTCACCCTCTACGCCGTCGACCCGGAGAAGAAGGAAATCTTCTCGAAGGCCCCCCGGCTGGACACGATCGAAGAGATCCGTATCCCGATCAACGAACAGAGCCTGGCCGGATTCACCGCCAAGTACCTGCGGCCGATCAACGTCGCGGACGCCTACAACAAAGCCGAGCTCACCGCCATCCATCCGTCGCTGTCGTTCGACGCCTCATGGGACAAGAAAACCGGCTTCAAGACCAAGCAGGTGCTCACCTACCCGATCGTCGCGGACAACAAGTACCTGATGGGAGTCATCCAGCTCCTCAACAAGAAGAGCGGCGGCCGGTTCACCAAGAAGGACGAGGACTCGGTCGCCGAGATCGCCAAGAGCCTCGGCATCGCCTTCTCGAACCTGCGCCAAATCGCCAAGAAAACCCCGACCAAGTTCGACTATCTCGTCACGAACGGCCGCGTCACGCAGGCGGAGCTGGACGCGGCGATCGCGGAGGCGCGCAAGGGACAGGCCGACATCGAGACCCAGTTGATCGAGAAGTACAAGGTCCCCAAGGAGGACATCGGGAAGTCCCTGAGCCAGTTCTACAAGTGCCCGTACGTCGAGTACAGCGAGCGGAACCTGATCGACCCCGAGCTGCTGAAGACGCTCAACGTCGACTATCTCAAGAAGAATTTCTGGACCCCCCTCAAGCGCGACAAGAACGTCGTGGAAGTCCTGATCGACGACCCGAACGACCTGGACAAGATCCAGGACATCAAGCGGATCTTCCCCGGGCAGAGCATCCGCTTCTCGGTAGGGCTGCGCCGGGACATCGCCCAGTATCTGCGGGCTGCCACCGGTGAGCAGGACTCGACGATGAAGGGCTCCGTCTCCGAAATCCTCGGCGAGCTGCTCAGCGAAGCCGAGGCGGAGCAGAAGCAGGAAGAGACCGCTGCCGGCGGCATCGACGAGAACGACAGCGCGATCGTGCGGCTGGCCAATCAGATCATCGCGGACGCCTACCGGCAGGGCGCCTCCGACATCCACATCGAGCCCTACGGCGAAAAGAAGGAAACCCTCGTCCGGTTCCGCGTGGACGGGAGCTGCTTCGAGTACATGAAGATTCCGCCCAGCTACCGGCGCGCGATCGTGTCCCGCCTCAAGATCATGTCCAGCCTGGACATCGCCGAACGCCGGAAGCCCCAGGACGGCAAGATCAAGTTCCGGATGGGCGACGCCAAGGAGATCGAGCTCCGCGTGGCCACCATTCCGACCTCCGGCCCCGGCAACGAGGACGTGGTCATGCGGATCCTGGCGGCCAGCGAGCCGCTGCCGCTCGACAAAATGGGCTTTTCGGAGCGGAACCTGCGCGAGCTCAAAGACATCGCCGAGAAGCCCTACGGGATCATTCTCTGCGTGGGGCCGACTGGTTCCGGCAAGACTACCACCCTCCACTCCGTCATGGGCTACATCAACACCCCGGACATGAAGATCTGGACGGCCGAGGACCCGGTCGAGATCACCCAGTACGGGCTCCGCCAGGTGCAGGTGCACCCCAAGATCGGATTCACCTTCGCCATGGCCATGCGGGCCTTCCTGCGCGCGGACCCGGACGTGATCATGGTCGGCGAGATGCGGGACAAGGAAACGGCGGACACCGGCATCGAGGCCTCCCTCACCGGCCACTTGGTCTTGAGCACCCTGCACACCAACAGCGCGGTCGAGACCGTCACCCGCCTCCTGGACATGGGCTGCGACCCCTTCAGCTTCGCCGACGCGATGCTGGGGGTCCTGGCGCAGCGGCTCTGCCGGCGCCTCTGCAAGGACTGCAAGGAGTCGTACCACCCGGAGAAAGAAGAATACAACGAATTGGTCCTGGGCTATGGGCAGGAATGGTGGGACAAGAACGTCAAGCTCCAGTACGACGACAAGTTCAAGCTGCACCGAGGCAAGGGGTGCGAGGCCTGCAACAAGAGCGGGTTCAGGGGCCGGATCGCCCTCCACGAGCTCCTGCTCGGCACGGACCGGATGAAGCGGCTGATCCAGACCAAGGCCAAGACCGAGGAGATGCTCAAGGTCGCGATCGAGGAAGGGATGACGACCCTGGTGCAGGACGGGATCGAGAAGGTCCTCCAGGGTCACACGATCTACAAGGAAGTCAAGGCCGTCGCGATCAAGTAA